Genomic segment of Clostridium sp. Marseille-P299:
AGCAAGTTCACAAATTGCAACATCAATTGTATCAGATAAGTCTACGAAAGTAATTGAATACCTACTAACATCAGTAAAACCACTAGCCCTCATGGTTGGTAAGGTTTTGGCAATGTTATCAGCGGTATTAATACAGGTACTTTCAACCATAATTCTGTTTTTTGTATCAAACCAAATCTCCATCACCTTACTTGGTGCAGATAATATTTTAGCAAATTATATTACAGGAGATATATTACAAAACATAAATATTATAAATATAATCTTTTGTATTATTTTATTTGCACTAGGATTGATTTTTTATGCAACAATAGCAGGTTTAGCGGGGGCTACTGTTAGTAGAATAGAGGAAGCTAGCGAAAGTCTTACAATTTTTACGATTATTACTTTAGTTGGTGTTTATATTGGCATGGGTGCAGCAGGTACCTTAATGGGCAGTGGTATGAATGCTTATGTTTATTTTTCGCTGTTATTTCCTTTATCCTCTCCATTTATACTTCCAGGTGCAATTCTAGTAGGAAAAGCAAACTTCCTAATTATTGCGGTAGCAATCGTTTTACAGATTATAGTTATTTCTTTATTGTTCCGTTTTGTAGCAAGAGTTTATGAAACATTAATATTGCATAATGGTAATAAAATAGGAATCAAGGAATTATTTAAGATTTCAAAGACGGTATAGAAAGGAGAGCTTTACCATGAATAAGAAATATTTTAAAGGTTGGATGGATGTGTATGGCTTTACTTTCCGTAATGCAACGAATGGAAAAGGTTTTAAACTTGTTACGTTTGGAGTTGCAATATTGATTATCGGAGCATTTATCATTGGAAACATAATAAATGCAAAGCCAGCAGAAGCTGAAAAGAAATCGCCAATTGAAACGGTCTATGTACTTGATGAAAGTGGATTACCTAGCACAGACTATCATGAAATATTATTACAAAATAACGACGAGAGTTTTCTTGAAATAAATTTTATCTATGTTAGTAATAAGACAAGAGAAGAAATAGTAAAGGATGCAAAAGCAAATTCTGATAAAACAGTTGCAGTAGTAATTGAGCCAAATGGATCTGATTACACGATTGAGGCACTTATTCCAGAGGGATCTTCCATTTCTACTAAGAATACAGAAAATCTATTAACATCCATGATGACTTGCTTTGATTCTAATAAGTTAATGCAGGCTGGTTTAACAAACGAGCAGTTAACTAAGGTATTGATGCCTGTTGTAACTTCAGTTGGTAATATTGGTGAAGATACAAATATTGCAACATATCTTATTAAGATGTTAGCACCAATGATTTTTGGTTTAATGATGTATTTTATGCTTATCTTTCATGGTCAAACAATTAGTAAAGAAGTATCTACGGAAAAGACCTCAAAACTTATGGAAACTTTATTAACCTCTGTTCATCCATATGCGTTAATTACAGGTAAGGTACTTGCTATTTCAAGTATGGCAATTTTGCAATTTTTAACATGGATTGTTGCTATATTTGCTGGCTTATATGGTGGAAATGCAGTAGCACATGCAATATATCCAGAATATCAAAGTTCAGTGATCCAAATTATAGATTTTTTGAAAGACAATATTGGAGAATCCGCATTTTCCTTACCAGCAGTTGTTTTAGCAATTATTATATTTTGTATAGGTTTTTTATTTTATTGTGTTCTTGCAGGTCTTGCAGGATGTATGGTTACAAAACCCGAAGAAGTTGCTTCCACACAAGGAGTATTTGTATTTCCTATTTTAATTAGTTGGTTAGTCTGCTATATGGCATCTATGATGGGACATGAAGGAATTTTAAATGTAGCAAGGTATGTACCGTTCACAATACCATTTTGCGTACCAGTGGATCTAATTACAGGTAATGTATCTATACTGCAAGGCGTGATTTCATGTGTTATAGCAGCAGCATTTTCTTTAATAGTTATTATTTATTCGGCCAAGATCTATAAGGGCTTGGTATTATATAATGGTCAAAAAATAACATTAAAGACTTTGGGTAAAGTACTAAAAGGTCAGTAATATAATATGTATTAAGTTTAGGGTGTTACAATAACGTTTAAGGTTGTAACACCCTTTATGCATTTATGTAGCTAGTTTAAAGGCTTTCCTATAAGAGCTATAGCATCTGTATTTGGGATAAAAGTGCAATATAAAAGCTTTATGCCCTAATTGTTGACAATACCTAGGAAGTACCTTAATATAAGGGAAAGTGTTAAAATAGTTGAGAAATACTAGATAATGCAAAGAAATATAGATATTGCAAAGAAATACTAGATAATATAAAGAAATATAAGATAGCTCAATAAAATAAAAGCTAACGCAATGAAATAAAAGCTAACACAATAAAATATAAGATAGTGCAATTATAAGTAATACAAAAATATATAAAATAATACAAAGTAAATGAGGAATAGTTATGTATACGAAACAAGATTTAAAAAACGCAATAAAAGCAATGGGCATAGAACCTACGGATACGGTGTTTATCCATTCATCAATGAAATCCATTGGTGAAGTAGAAGGTGGAGCAGATACAGTACTAGATGCCTTCATGGAATATTTATCCGAGGGACTTCTAATTCTTCCTACCCACACTTGGGCGAGTATGAGTGAGTCACATAATGTGTATGATCCAGACAAGGAGCCATCCTGTGTTGGAATCTTAACTAATTTGTTCATGAAACGAGAGGGTGTTGTTCGCTCATTGCATCCAACACATAGTGTAGCTGCCTATGGTAAGGAGAGCTACGAATACATAAAAGGAGAAGAAGATGTAACAACTCCTTGTGCGGTTGGTGGATGTTATGACCGTTTAAGAGAAAAAAATGCGAAAATTCTTTTATTAGGTGTAAATCATATTCGTAATACATTTATTCATGGTGTGGAAGAAGTGTTGCAGGTTCCAGAACGATTTACTGAAAAACCAGTACTTTTTAAAATTATTATGCCAGACGGTAGTATAAAAGAGAATCATGTGTACCGTCATTATAATAAAACAACAGCTCATATTTCAGAGGCATATTCAAAATTAGAGCAGGCATTTTATGATAATCATGTAGCAAAAGAAGTTACTTTTGGTGATGCCAATTGTATTTTATGTGATGCGAATGGAATATTTGAAGTTACAAAAAAAGTGTTATCCCATCAAATTAATTGCTTAATGGAATTAGAAGAGATACCGGCGGAATGGTGGATGGAGTAGAGGCTAATGAATTCATACTTAGAATCATCGTAGGGGAAATGATACAAAATGATTTGTAAAGTCAGAATTTTAGTGATATTATGATAACTGCAAGGGGGTGCCAAATGATCTTTGTAGATATCAAACAGGATAGTACATTTATTTATTCCAAAGAAATTGAGTTATTGTTTGCAGTAGTAGGTATCTTAGGAGAAGTTAAAAATAAAGAGATTTATGAAGAAGTTTATGATAAGGATTTCATTCATCATATAAAGAGAAAGTATAGATATTTATATAGTTTGCACCAAGAAAATCCCTATTTTGCAATTGGTGTTTTAGAATTACTATCATTTTGTGAATTAAAAGAATTTACTTTAGATAGCTTTGAAGATTATCTATTGAAGACAGAGAAAGAATTTTTTATTTATCATTTCTTAGGTCAAGAAGGTGATATAAAAGAAATTAAAAAAGCTGTGAATTCGCAAAATGAGATCGTGGATCTATACAATAAATTAAACTATATAAAAGAAACTTTTCCGTATCTTGTGTTTGAAGACCTTTTTTTAGAAACAGAGCGAATTATAAGAGATATTTTTGCTTGTGCAAATGAGCTTAGGACAGAGCAATTTGATAAGTTTATGGACTCCTATTCTAAGCTTATTTTACTTGAAGAAGGAAAAACGAGAGAAGGATTAAGTGAACTTAAACCACTGGAATATTCGGAACGTATAATGGGGAAAACTTTTGGTCGACGTGGTCCGTATCAACATTTTTACTTTATGCCATCTGTTTTTATACCATATAAAAGTGTGCGTTATATGTACACGGATCAATTTTTAATCTATCGCTTAAAAGAAGATAGGCTAGAATCGAAAGATGTTGTAAAGATACTAAAAGTAATTGCGGATGAAACAAGGTTTTCGATTCTTGAGATATTATCAACAAACGGTCCAATGATTGGAAAAGAAATAGCTGCAAAGCTTTCCATCGCTACATCTACCTTATCTCATCATATGGAACAGTTAAGAAGTATCGGAATCATTCATGAGGAAAGAGTTAAAAATTCAAAATATTATAGTGTAAATAAAAAAATGCGAGCAGAGTTGATCGATAAGTTTTCTCAAGCCCTTGGTAGAGAAGAATAAAAAGACTGTTGCAAATTAGTTCTTTATTTATCTGTTTTAAGTTACAGATGAAAGACTGGTTTGCAACAGTCTTTTTTTTATAAGTCAGTCGTAATAACGACGAGAATGTGCATAACACATTCTTTATACAAAATCCTAATTGACAAAATAAAAAAATATGTTATTCTATTATAATCTAATTAGATATACATAGAACAATAAAGAATAGGATGGTGAGCATATGGAATCCGTAATACAAGTGAATAATGTTACACGGGAATATCGCTTAAGTAAAGGATGGATAAAACGAAAAAAAGAAGTTGTTAAAGCAGTAGACGGTTTAAGCTTTGATGTAAAACGAGGAGAAGTTTTTGGATTGCTTGGACAAAATGGGGCAGGAAAAACTACAACAATCAAAATGCTAATCACACTATTAGCACCTACTAAGGGGGAGTGTAAAGTTCTTGGATACAACACCTTTGGCGAAGAAAATAAAATCAGAAATCGAATCAATTTTATTTTCGGTGGTGAAATGGGAGTGTATCGAAGGCTTTCGGCAAGGGATAATTTAAGATACTTTGCGAATATTTATCTAATTTCACATAAAGATAGGGAAGAGTACATAGAAAATATTCTTGAACTTGTAGGTTTAACAGAGAAAGCAGATTTCTTAGTAGAAACGTATTCCAAGGGTATGATACAACGCTTACAAATTGCAAGAGGTTTAATTAATAATCCGGAAATTATATTTATGGATGAACCTACGGTTGGACTTGATCCAGTAGGTGCAAGAATGTTAAGAGATATTATAAAAAAATTGAAAGAACAAGGGAAAACTATATTATTAACGACACATTATATGTATGAGGCGGATGAACTTTGTGACCGTATTGCAATTATTAATAAAGGTAAATTAATTGCGTTAGATACCCCAAAGGATTTAAAAGCAAATTATAAAATGGAGCATCCTGAAACAAAGCTTTCAGAAAAAGAAGTTACCCTTGAAGATGTCTATATAGCACTTGTAGGAGGAAATTAAAATGAAATCAAAGGTAATCCTTACTACGATGATTTTACAGATGAAAAATTCATTTCAAAGATCTATGTTTCGCTTTTGTCTGATTGCGAATCCAATTGCAAATACAATTTTAATTTATTATATGTTTCAAAATTCCGGAAAAGAGAATTTTATAAGTTATGTCATTATGGGTGCTGGATTAATGGGACTTTGGAGTTGTATTTGCTTTTCATCTGCTGGTGACATTAATCGTGAGCGGTGGAGTGGAACCTTATCCATTATATATACAGCGCCAGCAGATTTCCGACTGATAATATGGGGGAAAATCTTAGGAAATACATTACTAGCTCTTAGTACACTGTTTATTTCCTTTATCACTGCGAAAGTTTTATTTCATGCGGACTTATCTCTTGGTAATCTTGGGTATTTTATCATCTCAATGAGTGCGGCCATTGTATGCTTTATGACAATTTCCATTGTAATTGCTTATATCTTAACTCTTTCAAGAAAAACAACACTGTATATGAATTGTATTGAGATTCCTGTTATTTTGCTTAGCGGTTTTGTATTTCCAATTGATTTGCTTCCTAAGTGGATAATACCAATAAGTAATTGTTTATCTCCAACTTGGGCAGTGAAACTGATTCGGATGAGTATTGAGGGGAATATTAATTTTTATGTCTATTGGAGGACATTTCTAGTCTTAGTGGTTATCAATATAATTTACTTATTTGGAATATCGCTTCTTTATAGAGTAATCGATCATCAAGTAAGAATTCGTGCAACTTTGGAGGTAAGCTAATGATACATAGATTTTTTGAGCAATCTTGGCTCTATTACAAAGGACAAAATTCACAGTTTCGTTTTGAAGAATTTTTGTTATTAAAATTTTCAATACCATTACTTACATTGATCATGTATTGTTTGATGGCATCCTTTGGATTTCAAACAAATCAACTAACTTATTGGGTAGTAGGAAACGCATTCCTTTTATGCACCTCAACTTGTGTATTTACCATTGGTGTTTCATTTAATGGGGAACGGTATTACGGGAGATTACGTTCTTTAATTGTTTCTCCTAGTAATAAACTAATAACTGTGTTACAAAAAGGATTTTTTCCGGCGATAGAATCCTTCTTTAGTGTATTTCTTGGTTTTATCATTGGAGGAGCAATCTTTCACGTGAGTTTTCATGAGGTAAACATGGTTTTACTGATGATAATCATTATTGTTGCGATGTTTTCAGCAAGCGGTTTTGGTATGATATTAAGTATGATTGGTATGGTTTCAAGTGAAATGCATTTATTGCTTAATTGTGCGTCCTATGTACTTGCTATTTTATCAGGTGCAAATTTTCCAGTGGTTATGCTACCAAGTGTGATACAACGACTTACGGATATAATTCCTTTAACAAGAAGTATTAGAGCAGTAAATTTATTGTTTGAAGGAGGAGATTTAACTAAGATTACTAGCTTAGTGATTGGTGAAATTATTCTTGGGCTTTTATTTTATATAATAAGTGTAATGCTACTAAAGGTATCTGAGAAAGTTGCCATTATTAGAGGTAATTTTGATATTTTCTAAATGCTTATTTATCCGAATTAAGATAATGCGTATGGGATTTGAAGAAATTAATACACTGTGGGGCAGGGAATGGAATAGAACTATTATTGAAATATATTCCAGTAAATGCTATAATATGGATGGTTAAAAGGTGTACAATTTGAATGCGAAAGGGGTTTCATTTGTATGAAAGAAAGGTTAGCAGAAATTGTTAATAGTGAGATTCAAGCAGGAAATATTGCGGGTGCAAGTATTTGTATAATCAAAGATGATAAAGAAATTTATTATAATGATTTTGGATATGCAGATATGGAAAAAAAGATACCCATGAAAAGAGATACAATTATCAGGCTATATTCCATGACAAAGCCTGTAACTGCTGCAGCAGCTATGTTATTATTTGAGCGAGGCATAATTGATTTATAT
This window contains:
- a CDS encoding ABC transporter permease — encoded protein: MKKSNITGWRDVFSFTLIQTLKSKAYIISLVIFILIALVSMPLVAIFTSKGDIKEDGVSPITKVYVFNNTTLMLNDFSSIHSNETLSHITFLTSDDSYENILNTIDTNENTAVALKITDNEGMYSLSFVKAKNGPVKEADVSVLANAIQKLFEETKINSLGIASEQLAVIHSKIESKVSMVDTTGADVVKEDTSITDIEYFFIYGLLFIIMMVNTLASSQIATSIVSDKSTKVIEYLLTSVKPLALMVGKVLAMLSAVLIQVLSTIILFFVSNQISITLLGADNILANYITGDILQNINIINIIFCIILFALGLIFYATIAGLAGATVSRIEEASESLTIFTIITLVGVYIGMGAAGTLMGSGMNAYVYFSLLFPLSSPFILPGAILVGKANFLIIAVAIVLQIIVISLLFRFVARVYETLILHNGNKIGIKELFKISKTV
- a CDS encoding ABC transporter permease produces the protein MNKKYFKGWMDVYGFTFRNATNGKGFKLVTFGVAILIIGAFIIGNIINAKPAEAEKKSPIETVYVLDESGLPSTDYHEILLQNNDESFLEINFIYVSNKTREEIVKDAKANSDKTVAVVIEPNGSDYTIEALIPEGSSISTKNTENLLTSMMTCFDSNKLMQAGLTNEQLTKVLMPVVTSVGNIGEDTNIATYLIKMLAPMIFGLMMYFMLIFHGQTISKEVSTEKTSKLMETLLTSVHPYALITGKVLAISSMAILQFLTWIVAIFAGLYGGNAVAHAIYPEYQSSVIQIIDFLKDNIGESAFSLPAVVLAIIIFCIGFLFYCVLAGLAGCMVTKPEEVASTQGVFVFPILISWLVCYMASMMGHEGILNVARYVPFTIPFCVPVDLITGNVSILQGVISCVIAAAFSLIVIIYSAKIYKGLVLYNGQKITLKTLGKVLKGQ
- a CDS encoding AAC(3) family N-acetyltransferase; the protein is MYTKQDLKNAIKAMGIEPTDTVFIHSSMKSIGEVEGGADTVLDAFMEYLSEGLLILPTHTWASMSESHNVYDPDKEPSCVGILTNLFMKREGVVRSLHPTHSVAAYGKESYEYIKGEEDVTTPCAVGGCYDRLREKNAKILLLGVNHIRNTFIHGVEEVLQVPERFTEKPVLFKIIMPDGSIKENHVYRHYNKTTAHISEAYSKLEQAFYDNHVAKEVTFGDANCILCDANGIFEVTKKVLSHQINCLMELEEIPAEWWME
- a CDS encoding ArsR/SmtB family transcription factor, whose translation is MIFVDIKQDSTFIYSKEIELLFAVVGILGEVKNKEIYEEVYDKDFIHHIKRKYRYLYSLHQENPYFAIGVLELLSFCELKEFTLDSFEDYLLKTEKEFFIYHFLGQEGDIKEIKKAVNSQNEIVDLYNKLNYIKETFPYLVFEDLFLETERIIRDIFACANELRTEQFDKFMDSYSKLILLEEGKTREGLSELKPLEYSERIMGKTFGRRGPYQHFYFMPSVFIPYKSVRYMYTDQFLIYRLKEDRLESKDVVKILKVIADETRFSILEILSTNGPMIGKEIAAKLSIATSTLSHHMEQLRSIGIIHEERVKNSKYYSVNKKMRAELIDKFSQALGREE
- a CDS encoding ABC transporter ATP-binding protein; this encodes MESVIQVNNVTREYRLSKGWIKRKKEVVKAVDGLSFDVKRGEVFGLLGQNGAGKTTTIKMLITLLAPTKGECKVLGYNTFGEENKIRNRINFIFGGEMGVYRRLSARDNLRYFANIYLISHKDREEYIENILELVGLTEKADFLVETYSKGMIQRLQIARGLINNPEIIFMDEPTVGLDPVGARMLRDIIKKLKEQGKTILLTTHYMYEADELCDRIAIINKGKLIALDTPKDLKANYKMEHPETKLSEKEVTLEDVYIALVGGN
- a CDS encoding ABC transporter permease, with the protein product MKSKVILTTMILQMKNSFQRSMFRFCLIANPIANTILIYYMFQNSGKENFISYVIMGAGLMGLWSCICFSSAGDINRERWSGTLSIIYTAPADFRLIIWGKILGNTLLALSTLFISFITAKVLFHADLSLGNLGYFIISMSAAIVCFMTISIVIAYILTLSRKTTLYMNCIEIPVILLSGFVFPIDLLPKWIIPISNCLSPTWAVKLIRMSIEGNINFYVYWRTFLVLVVINIIYLFGISLLYRVIDHQVRIRATLEVS
- a CDS encoding ABC transporter permease translates to MIHRFFEQSWLYYKGQNSQFRFEEFLLLKFSIPLLTLIMYCLMASFGFQTNQLTYWVVGNAFLLCTSTCVFTIGVSFNGERYYGRLRSLIVSPSNKLITVLQKGFFPAIESFFSVFLGFIIGGAIFHVSFHEVNMVLLMIIIIVAMFSASGFGMILSMIGMVSSEMHLLLNCASYVLAILSGANFPVVMLPSVIQRLTDIIPLTRSIRAVNLLFEGGDLTKITSLVIGEIILGLLFYIISVMLLKVSEKVAIIRGNFDIF